The Anas acuta chromosome 7, bAnaAcu1.1, whole genome shotgun sequence DNA window CTACCATTTCAGCTGTTTCAGTGCAACTTTAAGGAATCTTTTGTGCCCTCTATGAAACTAATTGGCAGACCTCAGAGAAAATGCTGTCCCATTCACTGTAAAGCAGGAGGGTTCATGGGGGAAAACAGTTGCATCAGAGAAACACTTCACATCAAGGCTACCTATTTAGATgtttgaaaccctttttcttttcctctgtaaacCATGACAGCTTCAACAGGATCTGAAATGATACTCTTAACAAATAATACACTAGTCTGTCATATGGTTAATATTAACGTCTCTCTATTCAAACATGCTGAAAACTGAATAGAACAGTTAACATATAACAGTCACACATCCTTTGCTGAATACAAGATCGCATCTCTAACATGAACTGAAGATATCCTCACCATTTCAGATCTTCATCTGTCATTCaatcaaacattttattttcttaaatacattgCTCTTGCCCTCCTTCTGGGTCTTTTGGGGGTGCTGAGTGAACACATTCTCTCAATAAAGGCATTGCTTATGATATAGTTCTTTCTTCAACAGAAATCTTGCAGTGTGTTTCCAATACATTGCCAAAGGTGAGATTGCACAGTTTGCTAGGATTTGGGAGTAGGTAGGCCTTACAGTTGGATTGAAAAGATTTAGCACTGAAGCAGCTATTTGGGCAGGATTCTGCACTTTACTGCAGAGACCATCTCTTGAAGTTAATGGTAAACAATTATCTAATTGTGAGCACGCTTCACAGATTATTGACTCAGAGCTTTACACAGTAGCCTTTTGTAAATTGCAGGTATCTGTACAGGGCTTTTGGGCAGATGCAAGCTCACTTCGCTCATGTCCTGAGCTGGCAAGATGCAAACAGCTACTGGAAAATCACGCAAATGTACTGATGTGAAGTTGAGCCCCACCTAACACACCTCGTCTTTCAGAGGGTTTATTTGGTGAGGGCTTGGTGCCATGCTGactgcaggcagctcagctcatgcccagtgagATTGTGCCCAGCCACCACATAGTGCAGAAATAGGTCGTGGAGAGATTGATCCCAGCCGAAAGTCTCGTCTTACTGCTACAAGAAAAGCTCTGTAGCTTTGAGGAAGGGAGTCTGAATGAAGCATGCTCCACCCTGGGGCATAAAGCATAGTTTGCCCTCAAATACACTTTTATTGAAAACACACAGCGAAGATTACAGCCATAGAAAGTTTTGTAAACAAGACAATTTCATCAacttttatcttaaaaacaaaacaaaaaaaatcaaacaaaaaagcacacacacataaacaaaacaaacaaacaacaaccaaaccaaaataaaataaaagaaacccaAAATAAGACTTGCTGAATGAAGACTTGtgaataggattttttttaatgccttaaCTAGgcacaaaataaatgacatacaccttcagcatttctttttgaaatttaCTTGACAGAggttaaaatattgctttattcTGACTAAACATACAACAGCACTGTGTGATCAATTGTGCTATTTTGGGAAATCTTGAGACTTGTGAACTGGAAAGTCTGGGGCACATCTAATAAATTTAACAATTACTTTGctgcaaaggaatattttaatacattctGTATATActgtaattgttttaaaatcaatctTCTGACATTAACCAGGGAAGGCTATTTGgtaattatttattatagttcatcttctttttctccacaaataagcaaatattttaataccaATAAAAACTGCAATGTGTGGGCCACTGAACCCAATTCATGGTGTTATTGGCATATTATGTTACAATTTTCTGGGGAGAAGAGGGActcaaaagaaagcaaatgcaaaaaatgGTTATAATGCAATTGGGATACCGCAACCAGGAAATGGCATTTCTTCTCTAAGGCCTTGATCCCCAGCAGGAATTGATTTGGTGGAAACCATCTGCTCATGTATAGCCCCATCAGAATCAGCTGTGTGCGTGATCACGGGGCTGCCCATACTGTACCATCTGCAGGACTGGAGCTTTAGAGTTCACAAGCCTAAGCCACGATTAATTAAAGTGACTGAAGAACTGAAAGCGGGAGCAAATTAGGGCAGCATGGACACTTACCGGCTGGCCTTTGATCATACTGGACCTCCCTGATTCATCTCTGAACAAcccataataaaaaataaggtaaaaaaaatacacacacactcagAAGTGCTCCTTGAGAGCTTACAAATGCCTTTGAAGTATAACAACTTAGAAACGTTGAGGGGTTGGTAAGAACAATGGGGTTTACATTCCCGCTCTTACAAAAGAAACCAACCCAACCTGCTGCAGCGCACACTTTTGCACtttgtttctcttgttcttCCTCCACCAAGGCAGCTCTGATAGGCAAAGCTCAGAAGAAGACGAGGCAGCCACGGGCTCCTGGCCACTGCATCTCCAGAGGCCCCAATCCCACTCCACGCTCAGCCTGACCTGAAGCTCCTAGTCGTTTCCGCTGACTTTCTTATGCTGACTGACATTCTCAAGCAAGGTAGAGAGTTTAGCTCAGTTAGGGACTGGTGGTCACTCCACGGTTAGTGCCGAGAAGtagttgtttgtgtgtttgttctcTTGGGATGAACCTGGAGCcaagaggagagggggagaggggaccAGGCCGGTGCTGGAGTTACGGGACCTGCGCCCCTGCCAGCACACgctgcagcactgccctgaaacCAGAAATGAACCTAAGAAAGATCTTGGCCTTTACTGAAAAAAGGATGCATAGCCTAAGCCTTCTGACAGCCAAACAGGACAGTGTTAAAATGCTCTGTAACTGAAACTGTATGTATAATCCTGCCTAGAAAGCACCTGATGTACGCCTTATCCCTCCTGgaacttttctttcccttaaaaaaatattttgttaaaaaacactATGATATGAGGGCGATTGACTATTTGGTTTCTTCTAAGTAGATGCTCTTAAATTAATGCatataaataatttgtatttaatttcctCCTTTCCTGTTTAGCAAAGCATCAAATGCACAGATCTTGTTTCCCCTCCCACAACCCCCACACAAAGTCACTTGGTCAATACTGAGTCTCTTTGCGTTTCACTTTTTAAGACAAATTGTGCCTCTCGTTCTGACTTGGCCATGGGGCTCATGGGCAGAAACGCTGTGTTTTCACTCACGCTGCTCTCTGCTTCTACGCTCGCCAGTTCGTAGTCCTCTGACCTCCTTGCGTCGGTCAGAATCCGAATCTGCTCCTGCACAGTTTCTAGCAATATTTTCACTTCGTGTTGTTCTGCTATAAGACAATTACTGACTGGGGAACTCACATTGACAAGTTCAGCTGAATAAGAGTTTTTGCACCATTTGATGCCTGTtacttcagaaacattttgcatttgcatGCAGGCTTCGTCCAAGCCCACAGATGGGATGATGGGAACTGAGTTGGCCCTTGAAGTTGAATATCCGACCAAGTCCTTCTGATCCACGTTATTAAAATAAGGGGTTGTTTCTCTTGAAGGCAGTTGCATATTTATTGAAGTATTCTGAGGAGTTTTTAAACCACTGGATGAATAcctgaaaagaataataaaaagaaaaaggttatgTTGCACATTGGGCAGTCAGATGTGACCAGAGGGAGGAATGCTGTATGCGAGTCAGCGAGCTGTGCTGGAAAGCTACATggcttttttgcctttttttttcttcccttttttttttttttttttcccttcacactAGGAGCACTTAGTGCTAGTATGGCCCTGGGGAAAACAGCAGACTCTGGAGACCTGGCTTGTAGTGTCAGGTCTGCCTGTGGCAAacaactgcttttctctctgtcccATTTTCCCCACCAGTATATGGGAATAATgacaattgctttttaaatgcttgcATGAGTTacactgtattattattatcgtgactatttttcaaatcaaatttgAAATCCCATTCCTTCATTCATAACTGGGGAAATGGATTGATGCTTTCTTGAACATCAAAACCCTCAATGTCAAATCACTATTTCAGGAAAACATGTAAAAAGATgcagaacaaaatgaattttaaacaaaatccaGTTGGTCTCTTTATTTGCATGGAAACACATGCGGTCCCCTTCGGACACTCAGAGCATCTAAGTGCACTGTACCTCTGAAAAATGTGCTGTTCTTTTCAATCACCCATACTGCCAATGTTGATATGATTTGGTTTCTTAAGTCTCACCTGGAAATAATACATTGTGCCCTGGAAAATGTTATTCAtctttatttcaagaaaaatcgCTTATCCTCTATTAACACATATCATAGTACAATTTCTTTTATCGTACAAGGCAACTTTGGTGAATTTTCATTGACACTTCCATTTTGCTTCACAGCCAAATTCATTGTTCtgatcagaaaatgttttcatttataagaaatacttaaaaagaCGGAAATGAGAACTAAATATAAAGGAaacaatgccaaaaaaaaagatgtttccaATTCAGAAGTCTGACTAGAAATCCAGTGCTGTAAGAGTTAGTATTTCTACTAGTCATGATTACCAAAAACCACAGACATCACGTCCTCACCAGATCATATTTTATGTATCATCAGCATTGTGATCATATCACTATTTAATAGGGCAAGCTAATGATGAAATCCAACATGTTGTGTCCTTGGTCAAGGAAAGTAACATCTGGATCTAGCATGAGGCAGGTGTTTGAGTTTGTACATGaagcatatttttctgaatgttgCTTAAACTTGCTGGACTTCCCCCAGGGATATCCTATTCACATGTGCCTTGCTTCTTTTGGCATTAGCAGAAAGAGAACTTAGGAACAGGAATTAAAGAGTACAAAACAGCTGCAGTCTGATATTAGTGTACAGTGCTAATTAAGTGGAAAGGTTTCCTTTGGCCCCATCCTCCTGGTAAGCtgtcagacagaaaaaaagaggagtaaATATCTTTAGGCTCATTTCTAGTAGAGTGCCACTGACTTGTAATTAGCTCATCTATTGTGGCAGTGTGTTTGTACAACTGCTCAACACATTAGCCCAGACACGTGCACGCGTGCACTGCTGTGCAGCCGCTGCActacagctctgcagcagcctccccagcagagcagaaaccACAGCTGGGAACTCTGCGATAAGGAGGAGGCATTGCGAACCTTGTTGCTATCTGATGGAATGAGATACTGCTTTGGGAAGTGGGACCCAGGGGAATAATGAAGCAAGTGGCTTGTGAGGATACCCAACAGCGCTTCTTGAACATGCTATACATGCTTTATGGCCGAACCAGGTGGGACTCAGCTTTTGGTTAATTATGTTTGTTCTGTGCTTAGACACACTTCTAGCCGTTTACCAAGGGCCTTTTCAAACAGTTTTTAAGAATCAGTATGAATGAAAAACTGATCAGCAAAAGTATTCCAGAGGGAggacaactgaaaaaaaaaaaaaaaaaaggaaaacaaaaaagtgcaGACCTGTGGGTTGTGCCCATTCTTGTTTCCTTTGCATTTGCTTATTATATAATTGTTCAATCGACTATAGCTGGAGGGATCTCATCAGCTGCGATATTCCCTTTTTTGGTAATTCAGGCCCTAAATATATTCTGGGCTGCACCCTGAAAACAAAGGGagtgaattttttttaatgaatttcacATGCAATGGATGTATTTATTATATGGATGATGTatgagcaaaaccaaaaaaagatGGAATTATCTGAATGGGTTTGGTGagaaaacagtaacattttgtAGTTCCACAAAAGGGATTCAGTTGTTCTTGGTATTTTGAAAACTAATTGGCAGCAACAATAACATGTAACATAATGCCTGGCATATTTCCATAGATTTTTTTGATCAATGCACCAAATTTATGCCAGAATTACGTTTCTGTCCTTTGCTCACAGAGCTTTCAAAGGAGGACTGAGGCTGAATTAAAGCATACAGTGTGTAACAAGTGACATGTTAAACTAGTAGGGATATGACTTCTGAGCCATGCGAGAGCCAGATTTTGGTTACAAACAGGTCCGTGTTTCTACTTGTGACACCAGACTGTTGCTGTTTTCAACAGAGACTTAAATTTCAATAAGTATTTATAAGTGCAGAACcataattacttttttcctATAATTAAATTTTCCCAGAACTATAGTTTCCCTTAAGAAAGATATCTGTatcatttttatctgaaaaaaaaccaccaaaacaagaaaaaacattttctgtctgaatAAATTCAAGCATATGCATGTACTTCAAAGTGCAGCTCTGTCCACCCTTCCtccaagcaaaatgaaaaatgcaaacatgtATCAATCTGCAACAGTAAATATCGGTTACACAGTTTTCAAGAGTTTGCATCAAAGAATAAAGCTGAAAGAAGCATAATAATTATACTGCCCCTTAAAATAGCCATTAAAGTGATACAGAAGAGATCAGaactttaaatacaaaatgggTTTTACTCAGCACAGCACAAGCAGCTTTGCTGTAAGGCCTACTGCTGTAGGTGCTCACTGCATATGCTTGATGGCCAAGTCCATTGTGATGAATGGGAGTCATTGCAGTGGCAGTAACAGGCTTCAGTTCAGCCTTGTAAGCACATGCACCTGTATGTCTACTGGTACATAGCATACGGTTATCTGTAAACACATTTCTACCTGTATAAATACACATTTGCAGACACAGGACACTACTTCTAGCAGCTAACACCAAGTAATGCAAACAGCCGTCACTGAAAGCACGGGCTCAAAATGCTGTCCACCTCCCTGCGTGCACACTGGTGACACACTGAGATACTCATCAGGCTCTGAGAAGTGAGTGCCATGGAGatggtttgttttccttaagcCCCTCGTTTCAAGCAggtatttctgctgctttgagtAGCATACTGATAAATTGATTGGTATCAGTTGTATTTGACTTGAACTCTGCAAATGTTAGATTTGCAAATAACGAGAGCTGGTGTTTCCTCACAGCAGCAAAGGGACCACAGCTTCTGCAGGGGCAGGGAACGTGCTCAGCTGGGCTGGAAAACTATTGAGAACACCAGCAATCTGAAACTGGGGGATATTCAGGTGGTAAGATGCAGATTTGGGGAAAAACTGTCCCTGGAATTTCACAGAAAGTAGAATTAGcgaatcaatttttatttttgttcagacATAAGttgtgtatttatattttgGTTGAAGAGTGTTTCATTACTGTGTCACATGCAAAAAGCATTGTTATTCTCTTTAAAGACTTCTTTTTAGTAAAAGCCATCATCAGTGAAACACTGTAATAAAGCAAGATCaaagatttgcttttattttcatgcctAACATTGACATCTTTATATTTACTTCTCATGCGCACTGGTTTAAGGATGTTGGTATCAAACCAATTTAAAATGTTGGATGTTGGTATCAAACCAATATAAACCAGACAGACGCATACTGCCATGACTCCCTGTCACTACAGCACCTGCTGATGTATTTGCAGGGCTCTTTCTGAGGAAAGGTCCCACTGTTAGGGGCAGTAGGAAGAAAGTGAAATCCTACAGACATGCACAGTGCAGAAAATAAGGATGAAGTGCTTCAGGAATTGAGGCCAGAAGAGGTCACAGCGCAGTTGAAAAGTCAACCTTTTGCAGAGTGGCAACAGGCCAGTGCAAGATGATACTTTTAATATCATACCCTGATTTCCTAGGGAGGAGTAAATACAGCTAAAACACAAGACagctttgctgtgttttctacCTCACTTCTCAACCTGGAAGAAGCTGCAGCTTTCCTTTACAGCCTGTGTTGCAAGACACTGCCATGTGGTAACCTGCCCATAACAGTAAGGATTGCATTCAGAGTCAAAATTTTCTTAAGGAATTATAGATACATTATTGTACAAATGAACAGCAGTATATTTACTGTAAGAAGTATTAACGAGTTTGTTGGCTTTTGAAGAAGCCAACagcaacaaatgaaaaaagtatGAGATGAATCTGAACTTTTGAGCAGAAGTCTAGAGAAATCCAAAGCTTTtgctgatttgttttcttccatcctAGGCAAGCCCCACTCATAGTCTGCCTCCGCCAATGACTGTGGCCAGCTTTGTTAGGCAGATACAGCTACAAGAGATCTAGTGAACAAACCGCCCTCCCTCAGGgtaccatgggcagggacatgagctgcaggctggagaggggccagaggagctggggggacgtgcactgcctgcctctgcccacCTGGGTGCACACCCTTCACCTCACTTAGCTGGGAGTTAGCATGTTCAAATGAAACCAGGGTTATCACAACCCACTGCAGGCATTCCTGCTAGCACTACACGTAGTGTGTTTGCAATGATTCCGGGAAGCCTTTGGAAATCTATAGGGATATGTAAATATTATGCAAAACAACTTGGCAATTGCAAAAGACTTCAAAGGCAGCTGTAGGTGCTCGGGAGCACTTCTGAAATTCAGACCTTATGTACAGCTggagatgaattaaaaaataaaaaatatcatgtTCTTTGTGTGTGTTCAAAGACAAACCTGTGTGAAGTGGTTGGTCTTCAGTCTACAGCAAACACACAATCTACAAAGATTTAGTTAATAAACATGAAAGTTGGCCTTCTGAATTATTTCCTCTCATTTGTCCAGTACTGATGGAAGAAAGTTCTGTGCAAAAGTTACTAGAACTACTTTTCCAAGCAGTGCTGTAGAGTACAGTGTTGGCAGTCACTTAGCGCTGGTGCTGATCACTACTCCTACACACTTTGAAAGGCTAAGGAAGAGCAGGCAGCCAGGTAAAAGCATGTTACCTCCAAAGTACCAGCCAGTACGCAAAAAACATTTGTCTGCTTTCAGCACTATGAACTGGACCCAAAGTACACTACAACAAAGCTGGAAGGACCGTAATAGCTAAGCATGTTAACTACCTAAAGCATTCACTAACAAACTCACTATGGTTATTGTATTACTTACCCATGACAAGGCATTGTGTCCTGGTCTGTGATCCTTGACTCTTCTAGCTGTTGATATGCTGGTCCTGTAATTCCATTGAACCTACCCCGAGGTAAGGGAGGAGTCCTCCGAAAGGCATTTCTATGTAGCATCCCACTTTTttgtcctgggctgcagcatgaAGAGAGACTTCTAGGAACAACATCAAGGGTACAGTAAAAATTATCACAGCAAAAGCGTAAACTTCTGCAAAGTAAAGATTCTGAATTAATAATGCATGGATTACGGATTTTATAAACTTTGCAGTGACAGTCTACGATGTCAGCAGAAATTCTCTAAGGAAATCTACTGCTATAATCCACAGCTAGCTACTGTTTACGCCATATCTAATACATCACAACCCTTCTAGGAATGAAAGTAATTGACTGGTATATTAAATGTTCTCTTGTACTTGAAgaaggatgcttttttttttctttttttttttttttttttttttttatccatgcTGTGTACCATAATCCTGGTGTAAGGAGTTGAACACTCAgacagtgaaaataaacagcagagcTCCATAATACCTAGACCTGAACTCAAAATCAGATCTTAAAGTCCATTATATCACCTATCAGCTTAGGGGTCCTGCTTGTTGATATAACattacattggaaaaaaaatatattaatgaagCTTCTGAACTCCAGCTTGAAAAAACATCTATGATACAAGTTTCCTCCATTTTGACAAGATTTCTTTTGATActgttttattcttattttatatacattgataTATGTTTGCATTATATacattgattttattatttttacagatatTGACAAGTACAGAGATGTTTCTTTATgtgatataaaatataaactgtAATATGATAAAGTAATAGTTTTctacttatttttagaaaattgcttttgtaagcaacatttttatagtgtttaggaaaaagaatggattttttccatgtcatacagaaattaaaaggtGTCTAGAATCCACGTAGCTGTGTTATATTAACCATAAATCCAGCTGtttctaatagaaaaataaaggaacacaCAATTATGTCAAAACATAACCTATTTATACTGGTAACAGGTCACAGTACTGCACAGCATGACTAGCTATTCATTTGCCAGCTACTCGCTATTTCTCTTCACTGGGCCCTTCTTCTCCaggttttctcttctccctggtcTCAGAAATGTGTATGTATTATCTAAGATCCTGTCACATCCTTAATGATGTTTTAGTATAGGTTTCATAGACGCTCTGTAAGAATTATCCTTGGTTAGGTGAATAATTTTAACTTCTGACACAGTTCATCTATGCAAAAGACGTTTCCTATATTTACCTCTCCTATTGTAACATGGCTTATTAGCAATCTGCATTTTATACCTAGTGGAAACATTATTAATAGTTAGGGTCACATCTACTCCTCAAGCAATTCTTGCTTGGATCAAGTATCTTGGACAAATTCTCTTGGAAcatacattttcattaaaacataaCCTTTCTCCTCAAAGtgaaaacataagaaagaaaCTCAACAGGCTCTACTCGAACTACCCATGTTCGATTATGGTCTCTATTCTGTTCTCTTCACGCTTATGCTTTCTTGgtgttttttaattgaaaagatCAATAACCCATAGCAATAGCACTCCCTTGAGGACTTCTGATGCTTCcttaaatagatttttctttagCTATTATGaaggctgcaaaaaaaaaaattgaaacgACAAACCACGTTGGAGTGAAGTACTGGCTTTTCAATTTGGAAGGCTGGGTTCAAACTGTGAGATACAGTTCCTACTCTGTAAAATAACATTACCACATCATAAAACAATTGACAATTTCTGCTCAGGAAACAGATTATTAGATCAGGGAGTCTTAAAAGATGCAGCTGAATGAATAATTCACAAAGGCTAATGAAatttagtggttttttttttttttttttttttttgcgttaTTATTGATTGCAATATATTCATCAATGTACTAGGAAAGTCAACAAACTGATTATAACTTAACAAACTTTGGACTGATTGCAGATATTTGAAACTAGAAAGGCACTGTTAAATTGTAGTTGGTTTGATGCTCTTGTGCATCTTCCCTGCTGGATGAGAGCACATGGGCATGCATGTGCAAATTCATGTACACGCTGTGTCTGTAACAGATGTAATTGcaacacatacatgtacaccTGAGATAATTTGGATAATCTGCAGGAAAGATGCATCTAATGCCCTATGTAGACTTCCCTCAGCTTGTACTGAAACTCCTCTCgctccctctgctgccacaTCCTCCATCCCACTAAAGGAGGATGGGCTGGTTGGGCTGCAGTGATCTAAGCACAGGCTGGCATCTTCCTGCAAccgcagcagctgcagcaccgaCAAGCCTTGAGAGGCCAAACTGTTGCTAATGTTAAATTCTCAGGCTTTTGGcgtttctgaaggaaaaaagaaggtgaaaatgaacacaaatcATTTGTACGATTGGCCAAGGCAAATTTACTGTGAAATACTGGGAAATCCTATGAAAATGTGACtcctttttccccaaactgtCCAACTGTGTCTTCCTCCAATAACTCTAATACAGTCTCTCTCAGGCTTCTGCTCTACTGCTCATGTGAAGCCTTCCCCTCTCTGAGGAAAACAAGGTCCTTATAATTTTTCCAGGTTGTTTACCCTTCTTTAGTCACCATTATATTTTCATCCCTGGTCTGTACTCCAGTCTACGTAGATAGAAGAGACCAGTCCATGAAACTGGGCTGTTCAATAAAGCAGACCAACAAGGAAAGCTGTAGCAGATATGTCTCCGATCTCTTGATTTGTCaagaataacaaaaatcagaatAGGTTTGAAATGATTCACAAGTAATTAATAAACTAGGGAGAAATTTAGTTCTTATGAATTAATggtttgaaataaaattgttttatgtgAAATTGTCTTTAGGTTGAGCAACTgagttaaaacaaagattttctcAGGAAGTGGACTGTTCAAGACACATACGCAACTCCCAAGTGCATTACCTGTTCATGAAGAGGAGATGACTTGTAGTGAATTTACAATAATGCTGGGAATCATCCTgtactattttttaattactaaacAAAATTGATTATACATCTCATGAACACAATCAAAAGTACCTTTGttaacagaaacatgaaaagtaTTAACAAGAGGAGcacaattaaaatgttaaaactttAGATGGGAATCCCTTCTTATTTAATAAGGACAATGGAGCTACAGAAATATTGCTTATAACAACGtctatctttattttatttatttattatttttcctgcctCTTCAGTCGTGTTTTCTCTTGTGATGACAGCACTGTCACATCATTTTGATTCCCATCAAACTCTTCCTTGGTACATCTTGTATTCCTTCTATGTCTCTGCCTTCACATTTTCCCTGCGTTCTCAAGATGCCCCCTGGTGTCCCACTCTGAATTAGATATCCAAGAGAAAGATGctaaaaagatgataaaaacatttaaatgttcCCTCTTCCTgctttggtggttttgttttaaaaactttgttGAGCTGCAATACATGAACAGAAAGAtgcaaagcagaggaaggaagggaagttCTAAAACTGATTGTAAATACTCTGGCTCTGTATCTGCAAAAACTATACAGAGAGCTATATTATATTACATACAATATTCTGTACTGATAACAAGATGCAAATATTGCTAAGGCTGAAAGCCGTGCTGCTTGCCCTTCCAAGAGAGGAACGGTAAATACAAACCCCAATGACAGAGCTAGCTAccacaaaaacagcattttttgaTACTCCCTGGGAGCTACATTTTTATGCTAAATACACTATCTATAGCTAACACTTGTTTAGATCAACTATCTATACAGACTTTCaacaaattttccattttaataaaaaggatCTGTTCCATCTGAGAACATAAGCATCTCTCAATAAATACCATGTGGCAGCATAATACTGTATCATGAAGTCCTTTTGGCAGACTGCTAACACGAATGAGATGACAAAGAAACAGTGAGTCTGTACTGGAGTCCGTGTCACAGAAAGCCCCCAAAGAAGAAAGTTAACATCACTTTTTAACTTCAACAGATCTATAAATCTGTATGTGATTGAAGTAATACAAAGAATGTAGAGATTATTATGCCAAAAAGCTGTGACATAAGCAAACTGAGAATTTTTACTAGTcttatagttatatatatatatatac harbors:
- the NRG3 gene encoding pro-neuregulin-3, membrane-bound isoform isoform X5 is translated as MRVILPKFLTSKDTTTYSTERSEHFKPCKDKDLAYCLNEGECFVIETLTGSHKHCRCKEGYQGVRCDQFLPKTDSILSDPTDHLGIEFMESEEVYQRQVLSISCIVFGIVVVGMLCAAFYFKTKKQTKQIHEQLKETQNRKTYSLNASSMMAKSECMAQSRVQLQNYSKPDRHPGPVLDKVMESSFSGPQSFPEALSPDRGTQPIKQHRSLSSCCSPGQKSGMLHRNAFRRTPPLPRGRFNGITGPAYQQLEESRITDQDTMPCHGYSSSGLKTPQNTSINMQLPSRETTPYFNNVDQKDLVGYSTSRANSVPIIPSVGLDEACMQMQNVSEVTGIKWCKNSYSAELVNVSSPVSNCLIAEQHEVKILLETVQEQIRILTDARRSEDYELASVEAESSVSENTAFLPMSPMAKSEREAQFVLKSETQRDSVLTK
- the NRG3 gene encoding pro-neuregulin-3, membrane-bound isoform isoform X7; translation: MESEEVYQRQVLSISCIVFGIVVVGMLCAAFYFKTKKQTKQIHEQLKETQNRKTYSLNASSMMAKSECMAQSRVQLQNYSKPDRHPGPVLDKVMESSFSGPQSFPEALSPDRGTQPIKQHRSLSSCCSPGQKSGMLHRNAFRRTPPLPRGRFNGITGPAYQQLEESRITDQDTMPCHGYSSSGLKTPQNTSINMQLPSRETTPYFNNVDQKDLVGYSTSRANSVPIIPSVGLDEACMQMQNVSEVTGIKWCKNSYSAELVNVSSPVSNCLIAEQHEVKILLETVQEQIRILTDARRSEDYELASVEAESSVSENTAFLPMSPMAKSEREAQFVLKSETQRDSVLTK
- the NRG3 gene encoding pro-neuregulin-3, membrane-bound isoform isoform X6; amino-acid sequence: MIDTTTYSTERSEHFKPCKDKDLAYCLNEGECFVIETLTGSHKHCRCKEGYQGVRCDQFLPKTDSILSDPTDHLGIEFMESEEVYQRQVLSISCIVFGIVVVGMLCAAFYFKTKKQTKQIHEQLKETQNRKTYSLNASSMMAKSECMAQSRVQLQNYSKPDRHPGPVLDKVMESSFSGPQSFPEALSPDRGTQPIKQHRSLSSCCSPGQKSGMLHRNAFRRTPPLPRGRFNGITGPAYQQLEESRITDQDTMPCHGYSSSGLKTPQNTSINMQLPSRETTPYFNNVDQKDLVGYSTSRANSVPIIPSVGLDEACMQMQNVSEVTGIKWCKNSYSAELVNVSSPVSNCLIAEQHEVKILLETVQEQIRILTDARRSEDYELASVEAESSVSENTAFLPMSPMAKSEREAQFVLKSETQRDSVLTK